The following proteins are encoded in a genomic region of bacterium:
- a CDS encoding aerotolerance regulator BatC: QEQQQEQAQEQQVSPDDLSKEDAARILEALKEDPQNLSDNRKLKSSGRMRVEKDW; the protein is encoded by the coding sequence AGCAAGAGCAGCAGCAAGAGCAGGCCCAAGAGCAACAGGTTTCACCGGATGATCTGTCCAAAGAGGACGCAGCGCGGATACTGGAAGCTCTCAAGGAGGATCCGCAAAATCTGTCGGATAATCGTAAATTAAAATCCTCCGGCCGAATGCGGGTGGAAAAAGATTGGTAA
- a CDS encoding protein BatD: MKAKISVLAFFSVVASSWAQPLVVRTSVDRTQLSVNEQLILTLDLEGEGANSNIKPELPDVSSFLSFLGSGGTSQSVQIINGRMSVQKSMTYYYQALKEGRFTFPPVSVTYKGRTVESQPISLVITAAAAQPSAPAGGQQVAPPSSAPAANDEQLFLRAIVNKRQVYQNEPVIVTYRIYTLVQVAGMGQPKIEPSPGFWVEEFDIGTTLKQREEIYNGRKYVVADIKKSAYFPTSPGKKTIQSMVIPFDIRAASRRRSNDIFDSFFDDPFFSRVVRREAATRPVEIEVLPLPEQDKPAGFNGLVGQYRLEASVDKETVKANEALTLKVRFTGQGNIRSLPKPDLILPNDFEKYEPKVSETINRQGEVISGSKSYEYVLIPRFPGQQRIPSIQLTYFDPQARQYKVERSPEFTISVLKGEGSYIAAPAGLSKEEVRLVGQDIRFIKTTVPEFRRIGAAFYQSSLFKLLCLLPFLALAAAFGYKRHLARLSGDVAYARSRSANRMAMKRLAKANKLLSVNTQKEFYAEVSRALIGFAADKLNLPEAGVIQSELQERLQARAVDSSLVQSYMNLLQTCDFQRFATASGAVEDMGRIFQQAKEAIIKLEKAF; this comes from the coding sequence ATGAAAGCGAAAATTTCAGTTCTGGCATTTTTCAGCGTAGTGGCCTCGTCATGGGCGCAGCCATTGGTGGTGCGCACCAGCGTCGACCGGACGCAGCTGTCGGTCAATGAACAATTGATTTTGACATTGGACCTGGAAGGGGAGGGTGCGAACAGCAATATTAAGCCGGAACTGCCGGATGTCAGTTCGTTCCTCAGCTTTCTCGGTAGCGGCGGCACCTCGCAGAGCGTGCAGATCATCAATGGACGCATGTCTGTGCAAAAGTCGATGACCTATTATTATCAAGCGCTCAAAGAGGGCCGCTTCACCTTCCCCCCGGTCAGCGTGACCTACAAGGGTCGCACGGTTGAATCGCAGCCGATCAGCCTGGTCATCACGGCTGCGGCAGCGCAGCCTTCCGCGCCGGCTGGAGGACAGCAGGTGGCCCCTCCGTCCTCAGCGCCTGCGGCGAACGACGAGCAGCTGTTCCTGCGCGCCATTGTCAACAAACGGCAGGTTTATCAGAACGAGCCGGTGATCGTCACTTACCGCATCTATACGTTGGTGCAAGTGGCCGGCATGGGTCAGCCGAAGATAGAGCCCTCCCCCGGGTTCTGGGTGGAAGAGTTTGATATCGGCACCACGCTCAAACAGCGCGAGGAGATCTATAACGGCCGCAAATATGTGGTGGCGGACATAAAAAAATCGGCCTATTTCCCCACTTCGCCGGGCAAAAAAACGATCCAGTCCATGGTGATCCCTTTTGATATCCGCGCCGCCTCGCGTCGTCGCTCCAATGATATTTTCGACAGTTTTTTCGATGATCCGTTTTTCAGCCGGGTGGTGCGCAGGGAAGCGGCCACCCGTCCGGTGGAGATCGAGGTGCTGCCATTACCTGAACAGGATAAACCGGCTGGATTCAACGGCCTGGTTGGGCAATATCGCTTGGAGGCAAGCGTCGATAAAGAGACGGTCAAGGCCAATGAAGCCCTTACGCTCAAGGTCCGTTTTACCGGCCAGGGCAACATCCGCTCTCTGCCCAAGCCGGATTTGATTCTGCCCAACGATTTTGAAAAATACGAGCCCAAGGTGTCTGAAACCATCAACCGGCAGGGCGAGGTCATCAGCGGCAGCAAGAGCTACGAATATGTTCTGATCCCGCGTTTTCCCGGACAGCAGCGCATTCCCTCCATCCAGCTGACGTATTTTGATCCGCAGGCGCGGCAATATAAGGTGGAGCGTTCCCCCGAGTTCACGATTTCGGTGCTAAAAGGAGAGGGTTCTTACATCGCTGCGCCAGCCGGTCTGTCCAAAGAAGAAGTCCGCCTGGTGGGACAGGATATCCGCTTTATCAAGACCACGGTTCCGGAATTTCGCCGCATTGGCGCCGCCTTTTATCAAAGCAGCCTGTTCAAACTGCTCTGTCTGCTGCCGTTTCTGGCGCTGGCTGCGGCCTTTGGCTATAAACGGCATCTGGCACGGCTGAGCGGCGATGTCGCCTATGCGCGCAGCCGCAGCGCCAATCGCATGGCCATGAAACGACTGGCTAAGGCGAACAAACTGCTTTCCGTGAACACGCAGAAAGAGTTTTATGCCGAAGTGTCGCGCGCGCTGATCGGCTTTGCGGCAGATAAACTGAATCTGCCTGAAGCGGGCGTGATTCAAAGCGAGCTGCAGGAGCGGTTGCAGGCCCGTGCAGTGGACTCGAGCCTGGTGCAGTCTTACATGAACCTGTTGCAGACATGTGATTTTCAGCGCTTTGCCACTGCCTCCGGCGCTGTAGAGGACATGGGGCGGATTTTCCAGCAGGCGAAAGAGGCGATTATTAAATTGGAAAAAGCATTTTAG
- a CDS encoding tetratricopeptide repeat protein produces MKRILCFCMAMYGLVLGQPADEFAQGNAAYQAGDYQKAVVHFESAAAAGYQAFELYYNLGNCYYKLHQVGKSLLYYEKAARINPSDPDLQHNLELARLHVVDKIITPPEFFWQRIGGRIKSALSLDQLAGFLIFWLVLAALTVIGKWFVNRDPWRQLTGRLWLPLVILATLWAIFFIVRVNQSSHDRAAIIMEHKVSVLSAPSDNSTEVFALHEGCKVRLEEKSGGYVRISLPDGKVGWAPLRSLQEI; encoded by the coding sequence ATGAAGCGGATTCTATGTTTTTGCATGGCGATGTACGGCCTGGTTTTGGGCCAGCCCGCCGATGAGTTTGCCCAGGGCAATGCCGCCTACCAGGCTGGAGATTATCAAAAGGCTGTGGTGCATTTCGAATCCGCGGCCGCTGCGGGCTATCAGGCGTTCGAGCTTTATTACAATCTGGGCAACTGCTATTACAAGCTGCATCAGGTCGGCAAAAGCCTGCTGTACTATGAAAAGGCCGCACGGATCAATCCGTCGGATCCGGATCTGCAGCATAATTTAGAGCTCGCCCGGCTGCATGTGGTGGACAAGATCATCACACCGCCCGAGTTCTTTTGGCAACGGATCGGCGGGAGAATTAAATCCGCCCTAAGTCTGGATCAATTGGCAGGGTTCCTGATCTTTTGGCTTGTTCTGGCCGCGCTGACGGTGATTGGGAAATGGTTTGTCAATCGTGATCCCTGGCGTCAGCTGACCGGTCGTCTATGGCTGCCGTTGGTCATTCTGGCAACCTTGTGGGCGATTTTTTTCATCGTCCGCGTCAACCAGAGCAGCCATGACCGAGCCGCCATCATCATGGAGCACAAGGTGAGCGTGCTGAGCGCGCCTTCTGATAACAGCACCGAGGTGTTTGCGCTGCATGAGGGTTGCAAAGTGCGATTGGAGGAGAAAAGCGGCGGCTATGTGCGCATCTCGCTGCCGGACGGCAAGGTGGGGTGGGCGCCGCTGCGAAGTCTGCAGGAGATATAG